Proteins encoded in a region of the Mycolicibacterium duvalii genome:
- a CDS encoding SigB/SigF/SigG family RNA polymerase sigma factor, with protein sequence MTVTASDSPVVDPPDDPTGIDELFDELAHASDTVGRQRCRRRIITACVPIADRIARRFAGRGEPSDDLLQVARLGLIQAVDRYEPGRGPFLSFAVPTIRGELRRHFRDKTWTVRVPRRLQETQLRARDAVASLSQRLNRSPTVVELAEELHTDPDEVVAAQGATWAYQPVSLDGAARPDGPDTVGSLHGAEDPEFERVENLMVIHDAVAELDPRRRAVVGMIYFGGLTQREVAEQFNVSQVQISRLLRDALSRIREQLGAPLSGAL encoded by the coding sequence ATGACCGTGACCGCCAGCGACTCACCGGTCGTGGACCCACCGGACGACCCGACGGGTATCGACGAGCTGTTCGACGAGCTCGCCCACGCGTCCGACACCGTTGGTCGGCAGCGCTGTCGACGGCGCATCATCACCGCCTGCGTTCCGATCGCGGACCGCATCGCGCGTCGCTTCGCGGGCCGCGGCGAGCCGTCCGACGACCTGCTGCAGGTGGCTCGGCTGGGTCTGATCCAGGCCGTCGACCGCTACGAGCCGGGCCGGGGACCGTTTCTGTCCTTCGCGGTCCCGACCATCCGCGGGGAACTGAGACGCCACTTCCGGGACAAGACCTGGACGGTTCGGGTGCCGCGCCGGCTGCAGGAGACCCAGCTGCGCGCCCGCGACGCCGTGGCGTCGCTTTCTCAGCGGCTCAACCGTTCTCCCACGGTGGTCGAGCTCGCCGAGGAACTGCACACCGATCCCGACGAGGTGGTGGCCGCGCAAGGTGCGACCTGGGCTTACCAACCGGTGTCGCTCGACGGCGCCGCCCGCCCGGACGGGCCGGACACCGTGGGCTCCCTGCACGGCGCCGAAGATCCGGAGTTCGAGCGGGTGGAGAACCTGATGGTGATCCACGATGCAGTGGCCGAGCTCGACCCCCGGCGGCGAGCCGTGGTTGGGATGATCTACTTCGGCGGTCTCACCCAACGGGAAGTCGCCGAACAGTTCAACGTGTCCCAGGTGCAGATCTCGCGTCTGCTGCGCGATGCGCTGTCCCGGATCAGGGAACAGCTGGGCGCTCCGCTGAGCGGTGCGCTCTGA
- a CDS encoding MarR family winged helix-turn-helix transcriptional regulator, protein MADQVDAVLRASRALIGIAASSLAGVDDVVTVPQWRVLVLVHTRGPVNMATVAAELAVNPSNASRTCDRLTRAGLLDRRDSEADRRHVTLSLTAAGRRLVQKVTRQRRAAIQQVLAAMSATERDTLAEALEMFAAAAGEVPDGLLVDGLWPPAP, encoded by the coding sequence ATGGCTGACCAGGTGGACGCGGTGCTGCGTGCGTCCCGTGCGCTGATCGGGATCGCCGCATCGTCGCTTGCCGGTGTCGACGACGTGGTGACGGTTCCGCAGTGGCGCGTGCTGGTACTGGTGCACACCCGCGGCCCGGTCAACATGGCAACGGTGGCGGCCGAACTCGCGGTCAATCCTTCGAATGCAAGCAGAACCTGCGACCGCCTCACCAGAGCCGGGTTACTCGACCGGCGCGATTCGGAGGCCGACCGTCGCCATGTCACGTTGTCGTTGACCGCCGCGGGCCGGCGACTGGTGCAGAAGGTGACCAGGCAGCGCCGCGCCGCGATCCAGCAGGTACTGGCCGCCATGTCGGCCACCGAACGCGACACGCTGGCCGAGGCGTTGGAGATGTTCGCAGCCGCTGCCGGGGAGGTTCCCGACGGGCTTCTGGTGGACGGCTTGTGGCCGCCGGCCCCCTGA
- a CDS encoding lipoprotein LpqH, which produces MGSNLHVYRVSAVLNAAAVAVAGCSSGYEALGTHTATVQINGNDIGEPLAVRCEQVNYQWYIESLADSPGFTAQIQAGESVSARGVQLEQLGGFTGSYWESTVGSAEAEIADGTVQVSGVAEGYYQRDPSERGTAEFVIRTDC; this is translated from the coding sequence ATGGGCAGCAATCTTCACGTCTACCGGGTCAGCGCGGTCCTGAACGCGGCCGCGGTCGCCGTTGCGGGCTGCTCCTCGGGATACGAGGCGCTGGGCACTCATACCGCGACGGTGCAGATCAACGGAAACGACATCGGTGAGCCGTTGGCCGTGCGATGTGAACAGGTCAACTACCAGTGGTACATCGAGTCCCTGGCCGACTCGCCCGGCTTCACCGCGCAGATACAGGCCGGGGAATCGGTGAGTGCGCGAGGGGTCCAGCTCGAGCAGCTGGGTGGATTCACCGGCAGCTACTGGGAATCCACGGTCGGCAGCGCTGAGGCTGAAATCGCCGATGGCACAGTGCAGGTGAGTGGTGTGGCCGAGGGTTACTATCAGCGTGACCCGTCCGAACGGGGGACGGCCGAATTCGTCATCCGAACCGACTGTTGA
- a CDS encoding acyltransferase family protein, translating into MGWRSVAAVPSQALDRLVAATPDARDRVVDATRALCIVVVIVWHWTLSVTYRSPDGSLVMSNPIHEIPGAWLATWVLQVMPLFFVVGGFANSAALERARSAGVPVRRFVGDRLRRLLYPTAAWAAVWLAGEGVAAALPGEHRWIWQWFPGYLVPLWFLAVYAAMIALVPLTFALHARAAGATLAALVLLIAAGTVLQHYTATAWTQWGTAALVWLFCHQLGYAWRGWDLGGRPWTVRAAVAVAGLGALTALTSLAEFPRSMVATVGAPESNMFPTTAAIAALAVFQLGLLLLLTPAARRGLQRPAWWRPVVAVNAVAMTVFVWHMTAYLAVVWLYERTGAALPPDPTAHWWGQRWLWLLAPAVVLAVLTAVFARVEFASRRRRP; encoded by the coding sequence GTGGGGTGGCGAAGCGTCGCGGCGGTCCCGTCCCAGGCGCTGGATCGACTGGTCGCGGCCACCCCGGACGCACGCGATCGCGTCGTCGACGCGACGCGTGCACTGTGCATCGTGGTGGTGATCGTGTGGCACTGGACGCTGTCGGTCACCTATCGCAGTCCCGACGGCAGCCTGGTGATGTCCAACCCGATCCACGAGATACCGGGCGCATGGCTGGCCACCTGGGTGCTGCAGGTGATGCCGTTGTTCTTCGTGGTCGGTGGATTCGCCAACTCGGCGGCACTCGAGCGCGCACGCTCGGCGGGCGTGCCGGTCCGCCGGTTCGTCGGGGACCGGCTGCGCCGACTGCTCTACCCGACGGCCGCGTGGGCCGCGGTGTGGCTCGCCGGTGAAGGTGTGGCTGCCGCGCTGCCGGGCGAGCACCGCTGGATCTGGCAGTGGTTCCCCGGATATCTGGTGCCGTTGTGGTTCCTCGCTGTCTACGCGGCGATGATCGCGCTGGTTCCGCTGACCTTTGCGTTGCACGCCCGGGCTGCCGGTGCGACCCTGGCCGCACTGGTGCTCCTGATCGCGGCGGGCACAGTGCTGCAGCACTACACCGCGACGGCATGGACCCAGTGGGGCACGGCAGCGCTGGTATGGCTCTTCTGTCATCAACTGGGGTACGCGTGGCGCGGCTGGGACCTGGGCGGGCGCCCGTGGACCGTCCGCGCCGCGGTCGCTGTCGCGGGGCTCGGTGCGCTGACGGCGCTGACGAGCCTCGCGGAGTTCCCCCGCTCGATGGTGGCCACCGTCGGCGCACCCGAATCGAACATGTTCCCGACCACCGCGGCGATCGCGGCGCTTGCGGTGTTTCAGCTGGGCTTGCTGCTCCTGCTGACGCCGGCGGCGCGGCGCGGACTGCAGCGGCCGGCCTGGTGGCGCCCGGTCGTGGCGGTCAACGCGGTGGCGATGACGGTATTCGTCTGGCACATGACCGCCTACCTGGCGGTCGTGTGGCTCTACGAGCGGACAGGCGCAGCGTTGCCGCCCGATCCGACCGCCCACTGGTGGGGTCAGCGCTGGCTGTGGCTGCTGGCCCCGGCGGTGGTGCTCGCCGTGCTGACCGCGGTGTTCGCGCGCGTCGAATTCGCCTCGCGGCGACGACGTCCGTAG
- a CDS encoding SPW repeat domain-containing protein translates to MNRKTWIGWAAVVIGVGGVISALAVSSSQVGQGFAFGFGAFIAFFGALSVVAHNRTPDHWGLLVVGLAMFTVPFVGNAYNYDPGASWTCWVAGGLAVILGGFAWTHDRTPTEYGISELGDSQRLRHPWSYLIGRMALVIGLASVLLGIALDSTPPGAAVTIGMGAMIAVVAVWSLLASEPTHNFLTLAIFGFALFLSPWVAGFVGDDVAWAAWVAGALATALGVVGYVRDERSDFPAAVREDSAQRYRSQFR, encoded by the coding sequence ATGAATCGGAAGACGTGGATCGGGTGGGCCGCAGTGGTGATCGGCGTCGGCGGGGTGATCTCTGCGCTCGCTGTCAGTTCGAGTCAGGTCGGGCAGGGATTCGCGTTCGGATTCGGCGCGTTCATCGCCTTCTTCGGGGCGCTGTCGGTCGTCGCGCACAACCGGACCCCTGATCACTGGGGCCTGCTCGTCGTCGGACTGGCCATGTTCACTGTTCCGTTCGTCGGTAACGCCTATAACTACGACCCGGGTGCCTCGTGGACGTGCTGGGTGGCCGGGGGCCTCGCCGTCATCCTCGGTGGCTTCGCCTGGACCCACGACCGCACACCGACCGAGTACGGCATCAGCGAGCTGGGGGACAGTCAGCGGCTGCGGCACCCGTGGAGCTACCTGATCGGGCGGATGGCGTTGGTCATCGGTCTCGCCAGTGTGCTGCTGGGTATCGCGTTGGATTCGACGCCGCCCGGCGCCGCGGTCACGATCGGTATGGGCGCGATGATCGCCGTGGTCGCCGTGTGGTCGCTGCTCGCCTCCGAGCCCACCCACAACTTCCTCACCCTCGCCATCTTCGGTTTCGCGTTGTTCCTTTCGCCTTGGGTGGCCGGGTTCGTCGGCGACGATGTCGCCTGGGCGGCCTGGGTGGCGGGTGCGCTGGCCACCGCGCTCGGCGTCGTGGGGTACGTGCGCGATGAGCGTTCGGACTTTCCTGCCGCTGTCCGCGAGGACTCGGCGCAGCGGTATCGCAGCCAGTTCCGCTGA
- a CDS encoding endonuclease/exonuclease/phosphatase family protein, which produces MIPALCGRRRLAVRRFAADRGEWVDAGADTTRADTDELTVATFNVWNKPSFAEQRYRAIAGLLAHDPPDVMVFQEVTATAEDVLLGQPWVRESYRCVGVVGGRLGGYGMLMLSRLPITAASVRRLPSRRQRSYLYADLAMNDHILRVCSVHLESGQDGAWLRAWQMRRVFRAMSVDDALVLGDFNMRDGEDDRIPPAYRDVWPVLRPDDPGYTEDSWTNPTLRDNKKRPRQLRFDRVLLKGTRWVPRDIEMLGTEAISPELPRVFPSDHFGLRCRLAAQTR; this is translated from the coding sequence GTGATCCCGGCACTGTGCGGTCGGCGGCGACTGGCCGTCCGTCGTTTCGCGGCCGACCGCGGTGAATGGGTCGATGCCGGCGCCGACACGACCCGGGCCGACACCGACGAGCTGACCGTGGCGACGTTCAACGTGTGGAACAAGCCGTCCTTCGCCGAGCAGCGCTACCGCGCCATCGCCGGGTTGTTGGCGCACGACCCGCCCGACGTCATGGTGTTCCAAGAAGTCACGGCCACCGCCGAGGACGTCTTGCTGGGCCAGCCGTGGGTGCGCGAGAGCTATCGATGCGTCGGGGTCGTCGGTGGCAGGCTCGGCGGCTACGGGATGCTGATGCTGTCCCGGCTGCCGATCACCGCGGCGTCGGTGCGCCGGCTGCCCAGCCGCCGACAGCGCAGCTACCTCTACGCCGACCTCGCGATGAACGACCACATCCTGCGTGTGTGCTCGGTGCATCTGGAAAGTGGGCAGGACGGGGCCTGGCTGCGCGCCTGGCAGATGCGTCGCGTGTTCCGCGCGATGTCGGTCGATGACGCGCTGGTTCTCGGGGACTTCAACATGCGCGACGGCGAGGACGACCGGATCCCGCCCGCCTACCGCGACGTCTGGCCCGTCCTGCGTCCCGACGACCCTGGCTACACCGAAGATTCCTGGACGAATCCGACGCTGCGCGACAACAAGAAGAGGCCCCGGCAATTGCGGTTCGATCGGGTGCTGCTCAAAGGGACCCGCTGGGTGCCCAGGGACATCGAGATGCTCGGCACCGAAGCGATCTCGCCGGAGCTGCCGCGGGTGTTCCCGTCCGATCACTTCGGGCTGCGCTGCCGACTCGCCGCTCAGACGCGCTGA